The following nucleotide sequence is from Candidatus Rokuibacteriota bacterium.
CAACCTGGTTGCGATGGCTGCGCCATCGGCGGAGGTCTTCGGCGCGGTGTTCGGCTTCGCGGGCGTGTACGTGGCGGCGATCCACGTCTCCGGTCTCGCCGTGCTTCTCGAGTTCGCCCCGGCGGAGGACGAGCAGCCGACCTACGTGGGTCTCGGGAACACGTCGTTGGGCCCGATCATGTGCGCGGCGCCGCTGGCGGCGGGGCTGATGGTGGATGCCCTGGGGTTCGAGCTCGTGTTCGCAGCGGCCGCCGCCTTCGGCGCCACCGCCCTGGGGCTTCTGATCGGGCGTGTGCGCGACCCCCGCCACGTACGGGCGCTGGCGGCATGATCGCCGGAATCGTCCTGGCCGCAGGGCTCGCGCGCCGGATGGGTCGGTCGAAGCTCCTCCTGGACTGGGGTGGGAGGCCGGTCATCCGGCGGGCGGTCGAGCAGGTCCGCGCCGGGGGCGTCGACGAGGTGATCGTCGTCGTTGGCCCGGAGGACGCGGCGATCCGGCAGGCGCTGTCCGAACTGCCGGTGCGCTTTGTGCAGAACCCCGCCCCCGAGACGGGGCAGGGGAGGTCCATCGCCTGCGGCGTGGCTGCTCTCGGACCCGGGGTGCAGGCCGTGCTGATTGCCCTCGGCGACCAGCCCACGCTTCCGCCAGAGGTGATTCCCCAGCTTCTCCAGACCTACAGGCAGACGGGAAAGCCGATCGTGGCGCCCGTGTACCGGGGGGTTCAGGGGAACCCGGTCCTCTTCGCCTCGAGCGTCTTCGCCGAGCTCCGGGAGTTGACCGGCGACCGGGGGGCCCGCGGACTGCTGGAACGAGACGCAGGCCGGTTGGCCTTCGTCGCCTTCGATCTCCACATGCCGCCGGACCTGGACACGCCGGGGGAATACGAGCGCCTCCGCCCACCGGACGCGCGGGTGTAAACTATACGGGTGGTTCACGTCCCTGCCGAGGAGCCCATGCGCGACGAGATCAGGAAAATCCAGGAGCTGATGGAAGCCGCGGAGTACGTGACCGACGCTCCCATCGCGACGTCGGTGCATCTTGCGATGAGCCTCCGGAAGCCGCTCCTGATCGAGGGTCACGCCGGGGTCGGCAAGACGGAGGTGGCGAAGGTGCTGGCGCGGGTGCTGGGGACCAACCTGATCCGGCTCCAGTGCTACGAGGGGCTCGACCAGGCCAGCGCGCTCTACGAGTGGAACTACCCGAAGCAGCTCCTCCGGATCAAGCTCGAAGAGAGCGCCGCCCACACGCTCGAGCAGAAAGAAGCGGTGATCTTCTCCGAGCCTTTTCTGCTCAGGCGCCCCCTGCTCCAGGCCATCACCCAGGACGGCCAGGCCCCGGTGCTGTTGATCGACGAGGTAGACCGATGCGTCGCGGCCAGAACCCTGATCGTCAGCACGGCGGGGGTCAAGACGGCCGAAGAAATCAGCCCTGGCGATGAGCTGTTAAGCTTCGATCCCGAGGAGTTTCGGGTGACTCGCGCCCGGGTCAAGAAGGTCATTCCTAGAGAGACCTCGAGCATCCTCCGGGTCCTGGTCGGCGGCCGGTTTCTTGAAGCCACTCCGGAGCACAGGTTCGTTCGGTATTCGGATACCGGGTATGAGGTGGTTCAGGCCTCAGGATTGAAGGTGGGCGACCGGTTGCCACTGTACAAGGCCTTTCGTCCTGCACCGACCGATGAACTCCGCTTCGACTTCTTCGACAATATTGTCAAGCTGACGGAGGCAGGCAAGCGCCTGCTTCACTCGACGTACAAAGCCTCAGGGAAGACTTATGCGCAGATTTCCGAGACCATCGGAATATCCCGAACTCACCTGCGTAACGTGATTCAACCACGGTCCTGCCGGGGTTCATTGCGAGCGGCGGTACTCGAGAAGCTCGCGTCCGGGTTGGGCCTGAACGGCCAGATG
It contains:
- a CDS encoding nucleotidyltransferase family protein; translation: MIAGIVLAAGLARRMGRSKLLLDWGGRPVIRRAVEQVRAGGVDEVIVVVGPEDAAIRQALSELPVRFVQNPAPETGQGRSIACGVAALGPGVQAVLIALGDQPTLPPEVIPQLLQTYRQTGKPIVAPVYRGVQGNPVLFASSVFAELRELTGDRGARGLLERDAGRLAFVAFDLHMPPDLDTPGEYERLRPPDARV